A stretch of the Vicinamibacterales bacterium genome encodes the following:
- a CDS encoding serine/threonine-protein kinase, which yields MTSIAHYNVLEPIGAGGIGEVFRARDTKAGRTVALKLVGPPTADDPAMLSRLREDAEAAARLSHPNIATLWDLGEADGRTYLAYEFIAGRSLREEAGGVAMNPRRALDLAIQLADGVADAHGQGILHGDLRPGIVMVTAKGNAKILDFGMAPWTRAGQLRATAASNLDGLPPDAVAVLAYLSPEQAVGVAVDPRTDVFSLGVLAYELVTGINPFAADTAARTILNVIKGHAAPPSQVNGAAPSELDAVLARALAPDLNNRQQSAAALAAELRSVAAILDVRTGDAAAPSALLPLDDAPDRNAAGLLVGALVTAAVAAGAVWWWLSR from the coding sequence CCGGCGGCATCGGCGAAGTATTTCGCGCCCGCGACACCAAGGCCGGCCGGACGGTGGCGCTCAAGCTCGTCGGACCTCCGACGGCCGACGATCCGGCGATGCTGTCACGGCTGCGCGAGGACGCCGAGGCCGCGGCGCGGCTCTCGCACCCGAACATCGCGACCTTGTGGGATCTGGGTGAGGCAGACGGCCGCACCTACCTCGCCTACGAGTTCATTGCCGGCCGCAGCCTGCGCGAGGAGGCGGGCGGTGTGGCGATGAACCCGCGCCGCGCGCTCGATCTCGCGATTCAGCTGGCCGACGGCGTCGCCGACGCGCACGGGCAGGGCATCCTCCACGGGGACCTGCGGCCCGGCATCGTGATGGTCACGGCCAAGGGAAACGCGAAGATTCTCGACTTTGGCATGGCCCCCTGGACGAGAGCCGGCCAGTTGCGGGCCACCGCCGCCAGCAACCTCGACGGGCTTCCTCCCGACGCCGTCGCGGTGCTGGCCTATCTGTCGCCGGAACAGGCCGTCGGCGTCGCCGTCGATCCGCGTACCGACGTGTTTTCACTTGGGGTCCTCGCCTACGAACTCGTCACCGGCATCAACCCGTTTGCCGCCGATACAGCCGCACGGACGATCCTGAACGTCATCAAGGGGCACGCGGCGCCCCCCTCGCAGGTGAACGGCGCGGCGCCGTCGGAGCTCGACGCCGTGCTGGCCCGCGCGCTGGCGCCCGACCTCAACAACCGCCAGCAGAGCGCCGCCGCGCTCGCCGCGGAGCTTCGCTCGGTGGCCGCGATTCTCGACGTCCGCACCGGCGACGCCGCGGCCCCCTCGGCACTCCTTCCGCTCGACGACGCGCCGGACCGCAACGCCGCCGGCCTGCTCGTCGGCGCGCTCGTCACCGCCGCCGTGGCGGCCGGAGCGGTGTGGTGGTGGCTGAGCCGATAG